The Coleofasciculaceae cyanobacterium genome has a segment encoding these proteins:
- a CDS encoding tetratricopeptide repeat protein, with product MTHCNAAPSPSWKIVFIALFLGVFQVFSVQKKILAQSQLANPLKTKIDPSELVIPSAYGQRELSSFEKYRIEKTIAELNQTAKAQLKQGNQDRAFELWYRQLKLTRAINAATEIQALGEVGAIAWQENRGPDVRNIAERLIQLEAEITAKTPLSLDLLNRFATAYQQVRYLDRGINVQIKITKISRRIDNYNLTVEQENLEVLGELYLAKFDYQNAVKIYQTLLSFTDTEQAKLQPKNKAGLYLKTLVDIYDRTVQIDQAIATKQRLIEHYALSKQPEKIAELEIAIAQDYETLNQKERAVEAYNRAFAIASRIQRLATANDALTKLAELYQNGGRVNEAIAAYTKLLDIQQQSYDYYSLIDTYDALGKIYLKLEQPEQAKYYFQQGLKLAQTLNYKVAYFNQQLGRF from the coding sequence GTGACTCATTGCAATGCTGCTCCATCTCCTAGTTGGAAGATTGTGTTTATCGCTTTATTTTTGGGGGTATTCCAGGTTTTTTCTGTTCAAAAGAAAATCTTAGCTCAGTCACAATTAGCCAATCCTCTAAAGACAAAAATAGACCCAAGCGAGCTGGTAATTCCCTCTGCTTATGGTCAACGGGAACTATCTTCGTTTGAAAAATATCGAATTGAAAAAACGATCGCGGAACTAAACCAGACAGCCAAAGCACAATTAAAGCAAGGAAACCAAGATCGAGCCTTTGAGCTATGGTATCGTCAGTTAAAACTGACTCGCGCTATTAATGCTGCTACAGAAATACAGGCTTTAGGAGAGGTTGGGGCGATCGCTTGGCAAGAAAACCGAGGCCCAGATGTACGTAACATTGCCGAGCGTTTAATTCAACTTGAAGCGGAAATAACAGCTAAAACCCCTTTATCCCTTGATTTACTCAATCGGTTTGCTACGGCATACCAGCAGGTACGATATTTAGATCGAGGGATCAACGTTCAAATAAAAATTACCAAAATTAGTCGCAGAATCGATAATTATAATTTAACTGTAGAACAGGAAAACTTGGAAGTTTTAGGCGAACTTTATTTAGCTAAGTTTGACTATCAAAATGCGGTCAAAATTTATCAGACCTTATTGTCTTTCACAGACACTGAGCAAGCAAAGTTGCAGCCTAAAAATAAAGCCGGTCTATATCTTAAAACTTTGGTTGATATTTACGATCGCACTGTTCAAATCGACCAAGCGATCGCCACAAAACAACGCTTAATTGAGCATTATGCTTTGAGTAAACAACCAGAAAAGATCGCCGAATTAGAAATAGCGATCGCTCAAGATTATGAAACTTTAAACCAAAAAGAGCGAGCAGTTGAAGCTTATAATCGAGCATTTGCCATAGCGTCTCGAATTCAAAGATTGGCTACTGCTAACGATGCTCTAACTAAATTAGCAGAACTATATCAAAACGGTGGTCGAGTTAATGAGGCGATCGCAGCTTACACCAAGTTACTTGACATACAGCAGCAATCTTATGACTATTATAGTTTGATCGATACTTACGATGCTCTAGGCAAAATATATTTAAAATTAGAACAGCCAGAACAAGCTAAATATTATTTCCAGCAGGGTTTGAAGTTGGCGCAAACTTTAAATTATAAAGTCGCATATTTTAATCAGCAGCTCGGACGGTTTTAA
- the gnd gene encoding decarboxylating NADP(+)-dependent phosphogluconate dehydrogenase, which translates to MAKRTFGVIGLAVMGENLALNVESRGFPIAVYNRTAAKTLLFMDKRAKGKDIKAAYSLEDFVQTLERPRNILVMVKAGKPVDAVIDQLKPLLDEGDTIIDGGNSLYDDTERRTKDLESTGLGFMGMGVSGGEEGALKGPSLMPGGTKAGYQDLEPILTKIAAQVDDGPCVTYIGPGGAGHYVKMVHNGIEYGDMQLIAEAYDLMRNTLDLTGEELQEVFSNWNHTDELNSFLIEITADIFSNTDPETHKPLVDSILDAAGQKGTGRWTVVSSLELGVPIPTIYAAVNARVMSAYKEERVVASEQISAPIFKYEGDKQEFIDKVRDALYCSKMCSYAQGMALLSKASAEFNFNLDLAEIARIWKGGCIIQAAFLDKIKQAFKENPSLSNLLLAPEFKQSIVDRQAAWREVLATAKQLGIAVPAFSSSLDYFDSYRRATLPQNLTQAQRDYFGAHTYERVDRPRGEFSHTEWTKVAKESLQTGTTD; encoded by the coding sequence ATGGCAAAAAGAACTTTTGGTGTAATCGGTTTAGCAGTAATGGGTGAAAATCTCGCCCTCAACGTAGAAAGTCGCGGTTTTCCGATCGCCGTCTACAATCGTACCGCTGCCAAAACCCTGTTATTCATGGACAAAAGAGCAAAAGGCAAAGATATTAAAGCTGCCTATTCCTTAGAGGACTTCGTGCAAACTTTAGAACGTCCCCGCAATATTTTAGTGATGGTCAAAGCAGGTAAACCTGTTGATGCCGTAATCGATCAGTTAAAACCACTCTTAGATGAAGGAGATACCATTATTGACGGTGGGAATTCTTTGTATGATGATACCGAAAGACGTACCAAAGATTTAGAATCCACGGGACTAGGTTTTATGGGTATGGGTGTTAGTGGCGGAGAAGAAGGCGCGCTTAAAGGTCCAAGTCTAATGCCAGGAGGCACAAAAGCAGGTTACCAAGATTTAGAACCAATCCTAACCAAAATTGCCGCCCAGGTAGATGATGGTCCTTGTGTCACCTATATTGGCCCTGGTGGTGCAGGTCACTATGTCAAAATGGTGCATAATGGCATTGAGTATGGGGATATGCAGTTAATTGCTGAAGCCTATGACTTAATGAGAAATACTTTGGATCTGACTGGCGAAGAGTTACAAGAGGTATTCAGCAATTGGAATCATACCGATGAGCTAAATTCTTTTTTAATTGAAATTACTGCCGATATTTTTAGTAATACAGACCCCGAAACCCATAAGCCTTTAGTAGATTCAATTTTAGATGCTGCTGGGCAAAAGGGAACAGGACGTTGGACGGTAGTAAGTTCTTTAGAGTTAGGTGTACCGATACCTACTATTTATGCAGCGGTTAATGCTCGCGTCATGTCGGCATATAAAGAAGAACGGGTAGTAGCTTCCGAACAAATTTCAGCTCCTATCTTTAAATATGAAGGAGATAAGCAAGAATTTATTGATAAAGTTCGAGATGCTCTTTATTGCTCCAAAATGTGTTCCTATGCTCAAGGAATGGCACTTTTAAGCAAGGCATCAGCTGAATTTAACTTTAATCTTGACCTGGCAGAAATAGCGCGCATTTGGAAAGGTGGCTGTATTATTCAGGCTGCTTTTCTCGACAAAATCAAACAAGCATTCAAGGAAAATCCCAGTTTATCAAACCTGTTACTTGCACCTGAATTTAAACAATCAATTGTAGATCGTCAAGCTGCATGGCGTGAAGTTTTGGCAACTGCTAAGCAGTTGGGTATTGCTGTTCCAGCATTTAGTTCTTCATTGGACTATTTTGATAGTTATCGTCGGGCTACTCTACCTCAAAACTTGACTCAGGCTCAAAGAGATTACTTTGGCGCACATACCTATGAAAGAGTCGATCGCCCCAGAGGTGAATTTTCTCACACCGAATGGACTAAAGTTGCCAAAGAATCTTTGCAAACAGGTACAACGGACTAA
- a CDS encoding glycosyltransferase family 1 protein — protein sequence MSKLDKIAINGTYIQQQASGLGVVNENLISELMKYSLNQHQDDRQFDFTLYSNADFWQNKYSAKVVSVAPDISPDRGFSGHIKRLIWYQTALNRQLKKQNVDLFFSPVTEGILFPNVPQIVCVYDLIPLKYPELSPKWKYYYLYVLPFILKQSQHIICISEYTKQDIVRNYRLNPESIDVVYLGFDRDLFFPQPDSDILQKYSLDKYLLYVGDMRFYKNLSRCLAAFDRLPLKDYQFVITGKKDDFFYPEIERQTAQLAAKERIIFLDYVPNADLPGLYSSAQSLVFASLYEGFGLPVLEAMACGCPVIASNTTSIPEVGGESVFYVDPYSVEDIAQGMYQVLSNVELRNKLRDRGIERSQLFSWNRTADNVRQIFRNCLSKELRDKS from the coding sequence ATGTCTAAACTCGATAAAATCGCTATTAACGGAACTTATATTCAACAACAAGCCAGTGGTTTGGGAGTAGTCAATGAGAATTTAATTTCCGAATTAATGAAATACTCGCTCAACCAGCATCAAGACGATCGCCAGTTCGATTTTACGCTTTATTCCAATGCGGATTTCTGGCAAAATAAGTATTCTGCCAAAGTTGTCTCTGTAGCTCCCGATATCTCACCCGATCGCGGTTTTTCTGGACACATTAAGCGGCTTATTTGGTATCAAACTGCTCTCAACCGACAGCTCAAAAAACAGAATGTCGATCTCTTCTTTTCTCCCGTTACCGAAGGAATTTTGTTTCCCAACGTACCCCAAATAGTCTGTGTTTACGATTTAATTCCCCTCAAATATCCTGAATTAAGCCCTAAGTGGAAATATTATTATCTCTATGTTTTGCCCTTTATTCTCAAGCAGTCTCAACATATTATTTGTATTTCCGAATATACCAAGCAAGACATAGTTAGAAACTATAGGCTTAATCCTGAATCAATCGATGTAGTTTATTTAGGGTTTGATCGCGATTTGTTTTTTCCTCAACCAGATTCAGACATACTGCAAAAATATAGCCTGGATAAATATTTGCTTTATGTAGGAGATATGCGATTTTATAAAAATCTTAGTCGCTGTTTAGCAGCCTTTGACCGTTTACCACTCAAAGATTACCAATTTGTCATTACTGGTAAAAAAGACGACTTTTTTTATCCTGAAATTGAACGCCAAACCGCACAGCTAGCTGCTAAGGAGCGAATTATCTTTTTGGACTATGTACCCAACGCCGATCTACCAGGCTTATATTCGTCGGCTCAATCTTTGGTCTTTGCTTCGCTTTATGAAGGGTTTGGACTACCAGTATTAGAAGCAATGGCCTGTGGTTGTCCTGTAATCGCCTCAAATACTACGTCTATTCCTGAAGTAGGGGGAGAAAGTGTGTTTTATGTCGATCCTTACAGTGTGGAAGATATTGCCCAGGGGATGTATCAGGTTTTAAGCAATGTTGAATTGAGGAATAAACTACGAGATCGAGGAATAGAGCGATCGCAGCTTTTTAGTTGGAATCGCACAGCAGATAATGTCAGGCAAATATTTCGCAACTGCCTCTCAAAAGAATTGAGGGATAAAAGTTAG
- a CDS encoding DUF362 domain-containing protein: protein MYTVSLIKAESYELRELRSRLEYLLEPLGGMGSIVTQGDRVLLKPNLLTGSRPTKECITRPEIVYCVAQLVQEAGGKPFLGDSPAFGSARGVAKANGYLPLCEELNLPIVEFKGQRYATENENFRHLRLSKEAMDADVVINLPKVKSHMQLTMTLGVKNLFGCVPGKMKAWWHMEAGKDAARFGEMIVSTAKAIAPNLTIIDGIIGHEGNGPSGGEPKKLGVLGASCDVFALDRAMIALLNVDPLTVPTLAAQFKQGHCTELSEIEFPYCKPADLQVSDWKLPEALMPIDFGLPRVLRSTFKNFYIRLIKEPMKTYEKN, encoded by the coding sequence ATGTATACAGTTAGTCTGATTAAAGCCGAGTCTTACGAACTAAGAGAACTGCGATCGCGCCTAGAATATTTACTCGAACCCCTAGGCGGAATGGGATCTATTGTCACACAAGGCGATCGCGTCTTGTTAAAGCCAAATTTATTAACTGGTAGTCGTCCCACCAAAGAATGTATCACCCGTCCTGAGATTGTTTACTGCGTTGCTCAACTGGTACAAGAAGCAGGAGGCAAACCCTTTTTAGGAGATAGTCCCGCTTTTGGTAGCGCCAGAGGAGTCGCTAAAGCTAACGGTTATTTACCTCTATGCGAAGAATTAAACTTACCGATTGTTGAATTTAAAGGTCAGCGTTACGCCACAGAAAATGAGAATTTTCGACATCTAAGGCTATCAAAAGAAGCGATGGATGCCGATGTAGTAATTAATTTACCTAAAGTAAAGTCCCATATGCAGTTAACTATGACTTTAGGAGTTAAAAACTTGTTTGGCTGTGTCCCTGGCAAAATGAAGGCTTGGTGGCACATGGAAGCAGGCAAAGATGCCGCTCGCTTTGGCGAAATGATTGTGTCAACGGCTAAGGCGATCGCCCCTAATTTAACTATTATTGACGGTATTATCGGTCACGAAGGAAATGGCCCTAGCGGTGGTGAACCAAAAAAATTAGGAGTTTTGGGGGCATCTTGCGACGTTTTTGCTTTAGATCGCGCCATGATCGCTCTATTAAACGTCGATCCTTTGACTGTTCCGACTCTGGCTGCGCAGTTTAAACAGGGACACTGTACCGAACTCTCTGAAATTGAGTTTCCCTACTGCAAGCCTGCTGATTTACAGGTATCGGATTGGAAATTGCCTGAAGCTTTGATGCCAATTGATTTTGGTCTTCCCCGCGTGTTGCGATCGACCTTTAAAAACTTTTATATTCGCTTGATTAAAGAGCCGATGAAAACCTATGAGAAAAATTAG
- a CDS encoding response regulator, with protein sequence MTTVLIVEDDPINLRVFSKILVKRGGLQVKGTEIVEEVLQYAQSGEIDAILMDVALANSIYQGKPVDGIKITQMLKADPKTADLPIILVTAHAMEGDRENFLQQSGADGYISKPVVDHGEFIQQIVSLIDKA encoded by the coding sequence ATGACAACGGTTTTGATTGTAGAAGATGACCCCATTAATTTGCGGGTTTTTTCTAAAATACTAGTAAAAAGAGGCGGTTTGCAAGTCAAAGGTACAGAAATTGTCGAAGAAGTCCTGCAATATGCTCAATCTGGCGAAATAGATGCAATTTTAATGGATGTTGCTCTTGCCAATAGTATTTATCAGGGTAAACCAGTAGATGGGATAAAAATAACCCAGATGCTGAAGGCAGATCCTAAGACCGCAGATTTACCCATAATTTTAGTGACCGCTCACGCTATGGAAGGCGATCGCGAAAACTTTCTTCAGCAAAGTGGCGCAGATGGTTACATCTCTAAACCAGTAGTTGACCATGGGGAATTTATTCAACAGATTGTTTCTTTAATCGATAAAGCATAA
- a CDS encoding DNA topoisomerase (ATP-hydrolyzing), which translates to MAQQLNLLGNGQIIPTPLHQEMERSYLEYAMSVIVGRALPDVRDGLKPVHRRILYAMYELGLTPDRPYRKCARVVGDVLGKYHPHGDQSVYDALVRLVQSFSTRYPLLDGHGNFGSVDNDPPAAMRYTETRLAPVAFEAMLTEIGEATVNFSNNFDNSQTEPIVLPVQLPILLLNGCSGIAVGMATNIPPHNLGEVVDGLIALIDRPTITDEKLWQLVPGPDFPTGGEIVEVTGIQDAYRTGRGIIKMRGIAQIEKIATGKKRRREKKAIVITELPYQVNKAGWIEKTAELVNQGRIEGISDIRDESDRSGMRVVIELRKEATAQKVLHQLYRQTALQSNFGTIMLALVDNKPLQLPLRNILEEFLKFREDTLRRQYSHELEQANQRLHLVEGLLLALNQIDAVIEILRHAPDGTTAKLRLQDELDFSPTQGDSILAMPMRRLTGLEKQKLETESTDLQERIAELNKVLGDRQELMKSLKKELRSLKRKFGDERRTRIINVKVSEDKPAPTAQKSLEQEKSPKKDPALTVSSSLTFERSSQAKLKVTSSGCIYWENSAKDTEANNSVPQAGEDFILHQAVIGDRNQLIVVTDSGKAYPIPIEEVPSSLESTELRAVELLSAAAQRDANATMAHFFLSENHQDLDLVMLTEKGIIKRLDATELDALGNRGLVLVKLKEQDVLKYFCFTQENREMAIATTGGRILRLPVNDTQIPLMGRNAQGNRVMRLRLKESLVGCCNVSSDDSLAVISRLGFGKRIPVNSLRLGNRGDIGTQAIQFTTKEDMLAGIISTTEENIILTTSIDRRLVLPVNSLKQTEKNSQGERIGKLKTNEIITGVYPFVCS; encoded by the coding sequence ATGGCACAGCAGCTTAATTTGTTAGGAAATGGTCAAATCATTCCTACTCCTCTTCACCAAGAAATGGAGAGGTCATATCTTGAATATGCAATGAGCGTTATAGTCGGCAGGGCATTACCTGACGTAAGAGACGGATTAAAACCCGTACATCGGCGTATTCTCTATGCTATGTATGAATTAGGCTTGACTCCCGATCGCCCTTACCGTAAATGCGCTCGCGTCGTCGGAGATGTTCTAGGTAAATATCATCCTCATGGCGATCAGTCAGTTTATGATGCTTTGGTGCGTCTAGTGCAGAGTTTTTCAACTCGCTATCCTCTTTTAGATGGTCACGGTAACTTTGGTTCGGTAGATAATGACCCCCCCGCAGCAATGCGCTACACCGAAACCCGACTTGCTCCCGTTGCTTTTGAGGCCATGCTGACAGAAATTGGGGAAGCGACGGTTAACTTTAGTAATAACTTCGATAACTCTCAAACTGAGCCGATTGTTTTACCCGTTCAGCTACCAATTTTACTGCTCAATGGCTGCTCGGGAATTGCTGTAGGGATGGCGACTAATATTCCGCCTCATAATTTAGGTGAGGTGGTAGATGGTTTAATTGCTTTGATCGATCGCCCGACCATAACCGACGAAAAACTCTGGCAATTAGTCCCTGGTCCTGATTTTCCTACAGGAGGTGAAATTGTTGAAGTTACAGGGATTCAGGATGCCTACCGTACTGGCAGAGGCATTATCAAAATGCGGGGTATTGCCCAAATTGAGAAAATAGCTACAGGGAAGAAACGGCGTAGAGAAAAGAAAGCGATCGTAATTACCGAGCTACCCTATCAGGTTAATAAAGCTGGCTGGATCGAAAAGACTGCTGAGTTAGTCAATCAGGGAAGAATCGAGGGAATTTCTGATATCAGAGATGAGAGCGATCGCAGTGGGATGCGAGTCGTAATTGAATTAAGAAAAGAGGCTACTGCTCAAAAAGTTCTGCACCAACTCTACCGCCAGACTGCCTTACAGAGTAATTTTGGAACAATTATGCTGGCATTGGTAGATAATAAGCCACTTCAGCTACCTTTACGCAACATATTAGAAGAATTTCTTAAATTCCGTGAAGATACCTTAAGAAGACAATATAGCCACGAACTAGAACAGGCAAATCAAAGGCTGCATTTGGTTGAAGGTCTATTACTGGCTCTAAATCAAATTGATGCGGTGATCGAGATTCTACGTCATGCACCTGACGGAACTACGGCTAAGTTACGTCTTCAAGATGAGTTAGACTTTTCTCCAACTCAGGGAGATTCTATCTTGGCAATGCCGATGCGTCGTCTGACAGGCTTAGAAAAGCAGAAGCTAGAAACTGAGTCGACGGATCTACAGGAGCGGATCGCCGAGCTAAATAAGGTGTTAGGCGATCGCCAAGAATTAATGAAGTCGCTTAAAAAAGAACTACGTTCTCTCAAGCGCAAGTTTGGTGATGAACGTCGGACTCGCATTATTAATGTAAAAGTAAGCGAAGATAAGCCAGCACCAACCGCCCAAAAATCCCTTGAGCAGGAAAAGTCTCCGAAAAAAGATCCTGCTTTAACCGTATCTTCTAGTCTAACTTTTGAACGTTCGTCCCAGGCAAAATTGAAAGTTACTAGCTCTGGCTGTATTTATTGGGAAAATTCTGCCAAAGATACTGAAGCCAATAATTCTGTTCCTCAAGCAGGAGAAGATTTTATCCTGCATCAAGCAGTTATTGGCGATCGCAACCAGCTAATTGTGGTTACCGATAGTGGCAAAGCCTATCCAATTCCCATTGAAGAAGTCCCCTCTAGTCTGGAGAGTACCGAGCTGCGCGCAGTAGAACTTTTATCAGCAGCAGCACAAAGAGACGCTAACGCTACGATGGCGCATTTCTTCCTGAGCGAAAATCATCAGGATTTGGACTTAGTAATGCTGACTGAAAAAGGCATCATTAAACGTTTAGATGCCACCGAACTAGACGCTTTGGGTAATCGCGGATTAGTTTTAGTCAAGCTTAAAGAGCAAGATGTCCTCAAGTACTTCTGTTTTACCCAAGAAAATCGCGAGATGGCGATCGCTACTACGGGAGGACGTATCTTACGTTTGCCAGTCAACGATACTCAAATTCCGCTGATGGGACGAAATGCTCAGGGTAATCGAGTCATGCGTTTGAGATTGAAAGAAAGTTTGGTCGGTTGCTGTAACGTCAGTTCTGATGATTCTCTCGCCGTAATTTCTCGGTTGGGATTTGGTAAACGTATTCCCGTTAACTCCTTGAGGTTAGGTAATCGAGGGGATATTGGAACTCAGGCAATTCAATTTACGACTAAGGAAGATATGCTAGCGGGAATTATTTCTACTACTGAAGAAAATATTATTTTAACTACTAGCATCGATCGCAGGTTAGTCTTACCAGTCAACAGTCTGAAACAAACCGAGAAAAATAGCCAAGGTGAGAGAATTGGTAAACTTAAGACGAATGAGATTATTACTGGAGTGTATCCGTTTGTGTGCAGTTAG
- a CDS encoding Na/Pi symporter: MASSGLIALPAGIVIMLGAEVGTCADTLLSTIGRGSAALRRVFHLLFNLESAILDIILAPQLVKLAQLISGRAGVGRQVANAQMLFNILGVVLVIGFLPAIAYLLARLVRDNQADFERQQRKQKQEEAEKFAFKQMC; this comes from the coding sequence TTGGCTAGTTCTGGTTTAATCGCGCTGCCTGCGGGAATTGTTATTATGCTGGGTGCGGAAGTTGGCACTTGCGCAGATACTCTACTCTCTACGATTGGTAGAGGCAGTGCAGCTTTGCGAAGAGTTTTTCACCTTTTATTTAACTTAGAAAGTGCCATTCTGGACATTATTCTCGCCCCTCAGTTAGTCAAACTGGCTCAACTTATTTCTGGTCGGGCAGGAGTTGGACGACAAGTCGCCAATGCTCAAATGTTGTTTAATATTTTGGGTGTTGTACTTGTAATTGGTTTCTTACCTGCGATCGCTTATCTTCTAGCACGTCTTGTTCGCGACAATCAAGCTGACTTTGAACGGCAACAGCGAAAACAGAAGCAAGAAGAAGCGGAAAAGTTCGCCTTCAAACAGATGTGTTGA